One Polynucleobacter sp. SHI8 genomic window, AGTGAAATCAAAAAAGCACGCCCATGTGTTATAGCTTCTCCTATAGACTTAAATGAACACCTTAGAACAGTAATTGTTGCACCTATGACATCTAAAGGGTTTTCAGCGCCGTTTCGGATACCCTTGACTCATGCCGGGAAAAAAGGTTTGATTCTTTTTGATCAGATACGAACAGTTGATAAAGTAAGATTAACCAAAAAGATGGGAACTGTTTCACCAAAAACTTTAAGTGCTATGTTGAATATACTTCAAGAATTATTTGCCGAATAAAACTTTAAATTTTCTTAAATAAACAAATTGGTAATTTGAAATTCTTTATGGCTTAAGACATTCTTTAAAGTGTGAAGGATTGGAAGAGCCAAATTATGAAATGACTTTTGAAACTCGCCGTGTTTAATAAATGATCATCCCCCGATTATGGTGAACAGCCTAAACACTGTACGACCTGAAACATACTTTACACTTTATACCGGACACATACTTTACAGTTTTGAGCATAAGGAGGGCCAACTTATGCCATGGAATGAAAGTACGAAGATGGATGAAAAGCTTAAATTTGTGTCACGTTTTTTAGATGGTGAAAAGATTTCTCGACTTTGTGAAGAGTTTGGAATTTCCAGAGTAACGTGTCATAAGATCATTGATCGTTATAAAGAATCAGGATTAGAGGCTTTTAATGACAGAAGTCGAAGGCCCTCTCGGCAAGCGAACCGCTTGCCTTTTCAGGTCGAACAACTGATTGTGAATGTTAAGAAAGAGTTTCCGAACTGGGGAGCTCCAAAGATCCGAGAACGGATCCATACCCATTATCCAGAGATCACTTTGCCTGCGAAAAGTACCGTTCATGCGGTACTCGATCGGCATGGTTTGGTGCGAAAGAAACGTCAGCGACGCCATCCCAAGTTATCAGGAACGGCTCTATTTGATGCTCAGCAACCCAATGCTTTGTGGTGTACGGACTACAAAGGTGAGTTCATGATGGGCAATAAGCAGTACTGTTACCCTCTGACTGTTACCGATTACACCACTCGGTTCTTAATCTGTTACGAGGGACTAGAAAGTACGCGTGAAGCCCAAGCCTTTACCGTCTTTGAGAGGTTGTTCAAGGAATATGGCTTACCCAACAGTATCCGCTCTGATAATGGCGTACCGTTTGCTAGCGCAAACGCACTCTATGGCTTGAGTAGTTTATCGGTCTGGTGGTTACGTTTGGGGATTGGTATTGAACGCATTAAACCGGGTAACCCTCAACAAAATGGACGGCATGAGCGCATGCATCTAACACTCAAACAAGCCACGACCAAACCACCTGGTATGAACTTACTGCAGCAACAAGATAAGTTTGAGGACTTCATCCAAGAGTTTAATTATGAACGACCCCATCACGCTCTTGCGATGAAGCGACCAGCTGATTTATATCAGCCGTCAAACCGAAAATACGAAGGATTACCAGATGTCGCGTATCCCTTCCATGACAAGACAGTCACCGTCACGACTTGTGGTCGAATCTGTTTAGATAACAAGAAGATACATCTGAGTACCGTATTTGCCGGACACGATGTAGGGCTTCGACAAGTCGAAGAAGATGTTTGGTTAGTGAGTTTTATGGATTACGATATGGGTTACTTTGATCTGGAATCTCGAAAGGTGAATGCCATCGAGAATCCTTTTGGTCCCAAAGTAATCGGGATGTGATCGGAAAAGTGTAAAGTATGTGCTCGGTACAAAGTGTAAACCATGTGTCCGGTACAGACCTTTATATATTTGGTAGGACGGGCGAGATTCGAACTCGCGACCAACGGATTAAAAGTCCGCTGCTCTACCGACTGAGCTACCGTCCCAAATTAGGTAAACAATGATTATAGCAATATTATTTTAGGATTGACGAACTATTGGCGGATTTTTTTCCAAATATGTAAAAATTCCTTTTGAAATAGCATCAGCAATCTTATTTTGATAAGAATCATCTAAGAGTTTAAGTTCTTCCTCAGGGTTACTAATAAAGGCTGTTTCGACCAAAATAGAGGGAATATCGGGAGCTTTTAAGACTGCAAAACTAGCTTGTTCGACTGCTTTACTATGTAAATTAGCAAAGCCCCCAATTTCTTTAATCACCGAGTTACCTAACTTTAATGAGTCTTTAATTTGCGCAGTCGTTGCCATATCAAGTAATAATCTTGCAACTTCAGCATCTTTAGTTTTAATATTTAATCCACCAATCAGGTCTGAAGAGTTTTCTTTATTTGCCATCCACCTTGCAGTTGTGCTGGTGGCTCCTTGTTGAGAAAGAGCAAACACAGAAGCACCTTTGGCACTTGGTAAAACAAAGGCGTCTGCATGGATGGAAATAAATAAGTCTGCTTGGACTTTACGCGCTTTTTGAACTCGCACACCAAGAGGTACAAAAAAATCAGAATCTCTTGTCATTAAGATTCTGAACTCAGAAAGCCCCCCTAACTGATTTTGCAAACGTTTAGCAATTGCTAGAACAACATCTTTTTCTTTTGAACCACGTGCACCAATCGCTCCAGGATCTTCACCACCGTGTCCAGGATCTAAAGCCACAGTAATAATGCGATTAAACTTGTTTGACCGAATCGCTGGAGCATTATTTTGCGAAATCGTCGGAGCAATGATGTCATTATTCTTTTTTGCAATAGCTGCAATCGGATCATCTTCATCAACTTTGATATTTTTTTGTAAAAAAACAGTCATTGCATCAGGCGGATTTTTAGGATAAAGATCCAGAACAAGTCGATGTTGGTAGCTACCAGCAGGTTCTAAAGGAAAAAGTTGAGGAAGAACTTCCTCTTTCAAGTCGAACACGAGTCGGACGATTTTGGGTTGATATTGACCGACCCGAACCCCTGCGATGAAGGGATCATCACTTTTAATTTTCGCAACGATTTCTTTGATCTTATTGTTTAAATCAATACCTTGGATGTCCACAACAAGACGATTAGGATCCTTTAATAGTTGTTGTGAAACTTGCAAGGTTTCATCAGATTCAAGGGTGACACGGGTGTAGTCCTCGGCTGGCCATACACGAACACCTAAAAGTGTTGCGCCATAAGCCAATTCGAGAGGGCCGAGGAGAACAAGGAATGGTGCAATAACTCCAGCTTGGGCTATTTGTTGTAATGATTTTCTTTTGCTAAGATCCATATTCGGAAATATTTTTTAAAAGTTGACTCCCAAGAGCGGAGACACCCTCGATTGAGCCTTTCCTGACTGTCTCAGAAATATATTGCAAGCGAATGATAAGATCAGCTGAAGGTAAAGTGTTTTCAGCTTTTTCAGGCCATTCAATAAAGTGTATTCCGGATTGATTCAAAATATCTTTGAATCCTGCTTCTTCCCACTCTAAGGGATGATTCATGCGATATAAATCAAAGTGATGAACGGCGATTTCACGATCATTGAGTACCACTGAATAAGGTTCGCAAAGATTGTAGGTGGGACTTTTGACCTTGCCTTGATATCCTAAAGCTCTAAGAATATAACGAACAAGGGTCGTTTTACCGCTACCTAAGTCACCGATTAGCCAAATATGCAAACCCCGATGATTAAGTGCTGTGGATTGGATCATATGCCCGATTTTTTCCGCAAGATCGATACACGCATCTTCTGAACTTAATTCAAAAAGGAAGTTTTTGCCTACAATGTTCATTAATGGAAACCTTTAATCATCAAGAACTGCTTCTTTGGATCAAAAGCCAGGCTAAGCAACTTGGCTTTAGTGAAATGCGTGTTACTGATTTGGATGTCAGTCAAGCATTGCCACATTTGCAGGATTGGTTGGAAAAAGGTCGTCATGGTGATATGAATTATATGATTGAGCATGCTGATTTGCGAGCCAACCCGCAAAAGATATTACCTCAAGCGTTACGAATATTATCATTTCGGATGGAATATTTACCAAAGAGTTTATTTGAGCAAAATAACGACTGGAGACAAACTGAGTGGTCCAAAATACATGATCCTCAGGCTGCAGTTGTTTCGGTTTATGCCAGGGGGCGTGATTACCATAAAGTCCTTCGAAGTAGACTCAAGCAATTGGCGCAGCAAATAGAAGAAAAAATATCCCCACTCAACTACCGGGTTGCTGTTGATTCAGTACCGTTGCTGGAAGTTGAATTTGCCAAAAAATCAGGATTAGCTTGGCGCGGTAAGCATACTCTTGCACTCCATAGGGAGGCCGGATCCATGTTTTTTTTGGGTGAAATCTTAATCGACTTACCCTTACCGATTGATGCACCTATTAGTGATCATTGTGGGCAATGTCAGGCTTGTATCGATATTTGTCCGACACAAGCGATTGTTGCCCCTTATCAATTAGATGCCAGAAAATGTATCTCCTATTTAACGATTGAACATCGTGGATCAATACCAATCGAATTTAGACCTCTCATTGGTAATCGTGTCTATGGATGTGATGATTGCCAACTGATTTGTCCATGGAATAAATTTGCAAGCTCAAGCAATATTGGAGATTTTGATGAGCGGCATCAATTAGGTCAATTGCAATTATTCGATGTATTTTTA contains:
- a CDS encoding N-acetylmuramoyl-L-alanine amidase, with product MDLSKRKSLQQIAQAGVIAPFLVLLGPLELAYGATLLGVRVWPAEDYTRVTLESDETLQVSQQLLKDPNRLVVDIQGIDLNNKIKEIVAKIKSDDPFIAGVRVGQYQPKIVRLVFDLKEEVLPQLFPLEPAGSYQHRLVLDLYPKNPPDAMTVFLQKNIKVDEDDPIAAIAKKNNDIIAPTISQNNAPAIRSNKFNRIITVALDPGHGGEDPGAIGARGSKEKDVVLAIAKRLQNQLGGLSEFRILMTRDSDFFVPLGVRVQKARKVQADLFISIHADAFVLPSAKGASVFALSQQGATSTTARWMANKENSSDLIGGLNIKTKDAEVARLLLDMATTAQIKDSLKLGNSVIKEIGGFANLHSKAVEQASFAVLKAPDIPSILVETAFISNPEEELKLLDDSYQNKIADAISKGIFTYLEKNPPIVRQS
- a CDS encoding type II toxin-antitoxin system PemK/MazF family toxin, with product MVKRGDIWLVNLDSTIGSEIKKARPCVIASPIDLNEHLRTVIVAPMTSKGFSAPFRIPLTHAGKKGLILFDQIRTVDKVRLTKKMGTVSPKTLSAMLNILQELFAE
- the queG gene encoding tRNA epoxyqueuosine(34) reductase QueG, translated to METFNHQELLLWIKSQAKQLGFSEMRVTDLDVSQALPHLQDWLEKGRHGDMNYMIEHADLRANPQKILPQALRILSFRMEYLPKSLFEQNNDWRQTEWSKIHDPQAAVVSVYARGRDYHKVLRSRLKQLAQQIEEKISPLNYRVAVDSVPLLEVEFAKKSGLAWRGKHTLALHREAGSMFFLGEILIDLPLPIDAPISDHCGQCQACIDICPTQAIVAPYQLDARKCISYLTIEHRGSIPIEFRPLIGNRVYGCDDCQLICPWNKFASSSNIGDFDERHQLGQLQLFDVFLWSKATFEQLMQGSAIYRIGYEQWMRNIAVGLGNLIRHDSTSAEIKQQARHSLQQQHQKINDLVDEHIEWAVSF
- the tsaE gene encoding tRNA (adenosine(37)-N6)-threonylcarbamoyltransferase complex ATPase subunit type 1 TsaE is translated as MNIVGKNFLFELSSEDACIDLAEKIGHMIQSTALNHRGLHIWLIGDLGSGKTTLVRYILRALGYQGKVKSPTYNLCEPYSVVLNDREIAVHHFDLYRMNHPLEWEEAGFKDILNQSGIHFIEWPEKAENTLPSADLIIRLQYISETVRKGSIEGVSALGSQLLKNISEYGS
- a CDS encoding IS481 family transposase, whose product is MPWNESTKMDEKLKFVSRFLDGEKISRLCEEFGISRVTCHKIIDRYKESGLEAFNDRSRRPSRQANRLPFQVEQLIVNVKKEFPNWGAPKIRERIHTHYPEITLPAKSTVHAVLDRHGLVRKKRQRRHPKLSGTALFDAQQPNALWCTDYKGEFMMGNKQYCYPLTVTDYTTRFLICYEGLESTREAQAFTVFERLFKEYGLPNSIRSDNGVPFASANALYGLSSLSVWWLRLGIGIERIKPGNPQQNGRHERMHLTLKQATTKPPGMNLLQQQDKFEDFIQEFNYERPHHALAMKRPADLYQPSNRKYEGLPDVAYPFHDKTVTVTTCGRICLDNKKIHLSTVFAGHDVGLRQVEEDVWLVSFMDYDMGYFDLESRKVNAIENPFGPKVIGM